ATCTGTGCAAATGCGAATGTACGAGCGGTCACCGACCGCGACCCGGGCTCCCACCAACGTCTGTGGGAGCGGTCACCGACCGCGACCTGCCCCTACCTCTGCAACCGCTTCGTCAGCGCCATCACGGCCGACTTCACCGCGGCGTTGACCAGGGCGTTGACCGCGGTGTCCAGGGGCGTATCGAGGCGCCGGGGTGCGGCCACCAGCCGCTGCGGCGGGGCGGCGGGAGCCGCCTCGGTCGGGACAGCCGGCGCAGCGGCGCTGCGGCGCCCCAGCCAGAACGCCAGCCCCAGGACGCCGACCCCGAGCGCGATCCCCCCGACGGTCAGCGCCGTCATGCCCAGCACCCGGCGCTCGGTCTCCTGCCGGGCCGCGCGCTTGATTCCGTCCCAGCTAGTCTGTAGATCCCGAACCGTGATCTGCTTCTCCGGTCCGTCCGCTGGTGCTGTCATCCCGACGCTCCTCCTTCCCCACCCGGAGTGCGACCATCACCAGCACCACCGCCACAACCATCACCAGCAACCCGGCGCACAGGTAGCCAAATTCATAGCTGCCGCCGAACAGATAAGCGAAGCCGATGACCGCGAAGATGCCCAGGAAGACAGCCCCCAGGATCATCAGGGCGGTCGCGGTCAGCAGCAGGGCCACCTTCAGGCCCGCCTTCTGCAGCGGCTGCACCAGCACGTAGCCCACGGTCTCGCGCCCGCGCTGCCGCAGGTAGAGCATCAACTGCTCGACAAACTCCTTCATCAACTCCGAGATGGACTTGTCCTCCGCCATGGGCAACACTCCTCACTCGGATGTCTCGGCGCTCCGGGGCGAGCGGCGCAACACCCGCCGCAGCCGCAGCGCCTGGTTGTAGGCCACGTACCACAGGGGCGAGTAGACCAGGTCGAACTCGCCCACGTATTCCAGATACTGCGCGCCGAACCCTCTCTTGAAGCGGTTCAGGCCGTGCAGCCCGCCCTCGTCGTCCTCCGCGCCCGTCTCGCGGGCCACGCCGCGCATGTCATACACCGTGCAGCCCCGCGCCTGGGCCCACTGCATCATCTCCCATTGCAGCAGATGGTTGGGCATGGTGTTGCGCAAGCGGTTGCTGGAGGCGCCGTAGACATACCACGCCTGCGGCCCCAGGGCCAGCGTGATGGCCCCGCAGATCAGCTCGTCGCCGACCGAGCCCAGGAACAGCCCGCCCAGCCCCGGCGCGATCAGCAGGTCCCAGAGGTCCTCATAGTAGCTCAGCGCCCGCACCGCGAAGCCATCACGGCGGCACGTCTCCTGCAGCACCTCGTAGAACGCCGGCAGATCGTCGCGGGTGCCCTGGCGGATTGTCACACCCTTCTTCTGGGCCAGCCGGATGTTGTAGCGCCACTTGGGGTGGAAGGAAGCCAGTAGCTCGTCGGGGCCGGGGGCGATGTTGACCTTCATCACGTAGCGGGGCTGCACGCCGCCGAAGTGGGTCGTATCCGGGGCCGGACGGAAGCCCAGGCGGCGCAGGCTGCCGACAAAGGCCTCGTCCGGCTCGGGCAGCGCCGGGTCCACCTTCAGCGCCAGCGCCCGGCGGCCGCGGGCCAGTTCCCGCGCCTCGGACAGCAGCGTCTCCAGCACCTCGGGCTCTCCCGACGGCACAAGCGGCCCCCGCGGGGCATAGAACAGGCAGCGCCCGCCCGGGGCGTTGCGCTGCAGCACCTGCATGCCGGCGACAAGGCGGCCGTCCCGCTCGACGGCCAGGCGCAGGGGCGTCCACCCGGTCCGGGCCTTGAGGTCTCCCCATTCCCAGGCCTGCATGAAATCGCCGGCACGGCAGCCGGCGACGAAGGCGTTCCAGTCCGACTGGCGATCAGGTGTCAGCAGCATGATTCTCAGTCCGCGGTCACGACCGCACCGCCGCCGGTGCCCTTCAGGCCGTAGAGGGCGGCAAGGATCCGGCGCGCCACCGGCGCAGCGGTGGCACTGCCGTGCCCGCCCTCGGCCACGAAGACGGCGATGGCATACTTGGGCTTCCCATACGGCGCAAAGCAGACAAACCAGGCGTGGGGCGGGCGATTGCTCAGGTGCTCGGCCGACCCCGTCTTCCCGGCCACGCTGATGGGCAGGTCGCGCAGGGCCCCGGCCGTGCCGTGCAGGACGGCCAGTCTCATGCCCTCGCGGACCATCTGCAGCGTCTCGGGCTTCACGCTCACCGTCCGGTCCACGATGCGAGTCAGGACCGTGGGGCCCGAGAAGCCGAAGTGCTCGGGCCAGTCAATGCGACTAACCACGTGTGGACGCAGCAAGGAGCCGCCGTTGGCCACCGCCGCGCAGACGCGAGCCATCTGCAGGGGCGTCACCTCGGTCCAGCCCTGGCCGATGACCATGTTGAGGCTGTCGCCCGTCCACCACTGCTCGTGGTACATCTGCTGTTTCCACTGCTCGTTGGGCACCTGCCCGGATACCTCCTCAGGGAGGTCCAGACGGGTCTTCTCGCCCAAGCCGAACATCGTGGCGTACTGGTACAGATCCGTCCCCGTGAGGCTGGACTTGCGCACTAACTCGTAGAAGTACACGTCGCACGAGTTGGCCAGCGCCTGGCGGAAGTCGAGAGTGCCATGCCCCCGGGGCTTCCAGCACTTGAACCGACGCGGCCCCTCGGTGATATTGCCGCCGCAGTAGTAGCGGGTACTGGGGGTCGCCCGGCCCAGGTCCAGCGCGGCGGACATGCTCACCAGCTTGAAGGTGGAGGCCGGCGCGTAGCGCCCCTGGGTCGCCTTGTTGAGCAGTGGCTTGCGCGGGTCGTCGTTGAGCCGCCGCCAGAGTTCAGGCGACATCCGCCCCACGAAGTCGTTGGGGTCAAACGCCGGCTCGCTGGCCATGACGACGATGCTGCCATCCTCCACATCCATCGCCACGGCGGCGCCGGTGCGGTTGGGGTGTCCCCGCAGCTTCTCACGCAGGGCCTCCTCGGCCGCCTTCTGCGCCACATAGTCCAGGCTCAGGCGCACCGTGGCCCCGACGGCGGGCAGTCGGTACTCGATCAGCCGCACGGGCTTGAGCGCCGCGTCCACCTCATAGACGATGCGACCGCGCCGCCCGCTAAGGATGGGCATAGCCGGGGCCGTGTTGTGGTTCAGCTCGTACTCGCTCTCCAGCCCCGTCTGGCCATAGATGGCATCCGGACCGTAGAGCGGGTCACGCGGCAGCGCCAGCACGGACGGCGCAGCGTCCTCGGCCTGGAAGTCGGGGTACTCGAGGCCCTTGGCGTCGTTCAGTTGGGTCTCGGTGATGGACCGGGCATAGCCCAGGACATGGGCCGCCAACTCGCCGTGCGGGTAGGTGCGGACCGCAGACTCGGTGATGATGACGCCCGGGAGCGCCTGTTCCTCGATCTGCGCCACCTGCCTGAAGTCCACGTCCGCCCCCAGCTCGTCATCCAGGAGCACCGACTCGCGCCCGAGTTGCTTGCGGGCCGCGTCCATCTTGGGGCGCAACTGCGGCGTCGGCACCTGCAGGATGCCGGCCAGGCGCACGATGACCTTCTCGGCCTCGTCCTCACGGGTG
This genomic window from bacterium contains:
- a CDS encoding peptidoglycan bridge formation glycyltransferase FemA/FemB family protein, translating into MLLTPDRQSDWNAFVAGCRAGDFMQAWEWGDLKARTGWTPLRLAVERDGRLVAGMQVLQRNAPGGRCLFYAPRGPLVPSGEPEVLETLLSEARELARGRRALALKVDPALPEPDEAFVGSLRRLGFRPAPDTTHFGGVQPRYVMKVNIAPGPDELLASFHPKWRYNIRLAQKKGVTIRQGTRDDLPAFYEVLQETCRRDGFAVRALSYYEDLWDLLIAPGLGGLFLGSVGDELICGAITLALGPQAWYVYGASSNRLRNTMPNHLLQWEMMQWAQARGCTVYDMRGVARETGAEDDEGGLHGLNRFKRGFGAQYLEYVGEFDLVYSPLWYVAYNQALRLRRVLRRSPRSAETSE
- the mrdA gene encoding penicillin-binding protein 2 yields the protein MPGTSQLRLRVLAAVCLAVLLVLAGRLWMLQLTQWGSFVRQAAGNRTSITYAPAPRGLILDRKGKVLAANRPVWNVSIVPARFPTREDEAEKVIVRLAGILQVPTPQLRPKMDAARKQLGRESVLLDDELGADVDFRQVAQIEEQALPGVIITESAVRTYPHGELAAHVLGYARSITETQLNDAKGLEYPDFQAEDAAPSVLALPRDPLYGPDAIYGQTGLESEYELNHNTAPAMPILSGRRGRIVYEVDAALKPVRLIEYRLPAVGATVRLSLDYVAQKAAEEALREKLRGHPNRTGAAVAMDVEDGSIVVMASEPAFDPNDFVGRMSPELWRRLNDDPRKPLLNKATQGRYAPASTFKLVSMSAALDLGRATPSTRYYCGGNITEGPRRFKCWKPRGHGTLDFRQALANSCDVYFYELVRKSSLTGTDLYQYATMFGLGEKTRLDLPEEVSGQVPNEQWKQQMYHEQWWTGDSLNMVIGQGWTEVTPLQMARVCAAVANGGSLLRPHVVSRIDWPEHFGFSGPTVLTRIVDRTVSVKPETLQMVREGMRLAVLHGTAGALRDLPISVAGKTGSAEHLSNRPPHAWFVCFAPYGKPKYAIAVFVAEGGHGSATAAPVARRILAALYGLKGTGGGAVVTAD